In a single window of the Leptospira sanjuanensis genome:
- a CDS encoding PP2C family protein-serine/threonine phosphatase: MKPILFGYFLLCLIAFDVYSNPIDPEKVQPLNEGWEFKHEGKENFQMILPGVGLTNQGFEIPIKGVYRVRVEYPLMSPAGSQGIFLDRIQSADKVYFNDKLIGKTGEIDPYAAAWFRSRLYKIPLEWIEKGKPNTIRVEIECRELGFHCGIFRSIPKLGDFDELKDALIQEDALQLVLIVLFLGVFLQQSISYSLNRHSRASIFLSLSAFLFVFWRIPLLHKMHYAEVPFGLLTRSFFSSQSVFPACILYFLYALFRKKTGTAAKIVMKSSLVIGSLHLLELDGTQRALLVYAWQGLLVFMAVLLIPMFYEELRKKVMEALIMVGGVGLLALFAIIDVVLDNLTGRNMFLSQYGFFALLISGAVSISYQNARAHAELKKLNANLEGKVEQRTAELRRQNRILHEELEMAANLQTRLIPQLDGRIHRLSVNSVYIPVDQIGGDFLDYHILDEKKVMFILCDVLGHGVASALVSSMLKVSFLELSRKLDEPSKILSELNNRMFQVLEKNFISALVCLYDLERDEFRYSIAGHPPPVLIREEPAEPEFLKGRGMILGMMKTIEPETYTIALKTGDRFFFYTDGITEALSPQREIFGERRLLEVLKNNFSRNPRNLNEEILSTVKSFSSSKIPDDLTYLTVDIL; the protein is encoded by the coding sequence ATGAAACCGATTCTCTTCGGATATTTCCTATTATGTCTGATCGCTTTCGACGTATACTCGAACCCGATCGATCCTGAAAAAGTACAACCTCTCAACGAAGGTTGGGAATTCAAACACGAAGGCAAAGAGAATTTTCAGATGATTCTTCCCGGAGTCGGTTTGACGAATCAAGGTTTCGAGATTCCGATCAAAGGCGTTTACAGAGTTCGAGTGGAATATCCGCTAATGTCTCCCGCGGGTTCCCAGGGAATTTTTCTGGATCGGATTCAATCCGCGGACAAGGTTTATTTCAACGATAAGCTCATCGGAAAGACGGGAGAAATCGATCCGTATGCAGCGGCGTGGTTTCGAAGCCGATTGTATAAGATTCCTTTGGAATGGATCGAAAAAGGAAAACCGAATACGATCCGAGTCGAGATCGAATGCAGAGAATTAGGATTTCACTGCGGGATCTTCCGCAGCATACCCAAGTTAGGCGACTTTGACGAACTCAAGGATGCGTTGATTCAGGAAGACGCTCTGCAGCTCGTGCTGATCGTTTTGTTTCTCGGAGTTTTTCTGCAACAGTCGATTTCGTATTCGTTGAACAGGCATTCGAGAGCGAGCATCTTTCTTTCCTTGTCCGCGTTTTTGTTCGTCTTCTGGAGAATTCCTCTTCTGCACAAAATGCACTACGCCGAAGTTCCCTTCGGGCTTTTGACAAGATCCTTCTTTTCTTCGCAGAGCGTTTTCCCGGCTTGTATATTATATTTTTTGTATGCGTTGTTCCGTAAAAAAACGGGGACCGCGGCCAAGATCGTAATGAAGTCCAGTCTTGTGATCGGTTCGCTGCATTTACTCGAACTCGACGGAACACAAAGGGCGCTTCTCGTTTATGCGTGGCAGGGACTTCTCGTGTTCATGGCCGTTCTTTTGATTCCCATGTTCTACGAAGAACTGAGAAAGAAGGTGATGGAAGCCTTGATTATGGTAGGCGGGGTCGGACTACTCGCGCTCTTTGCGATCATCGACGTAGTTCTCGACAATCTTACGGGAAGAAATATGTTCTTATCGCAGTACGGATTTTTCGCTCTTTTGATTTCGGGCGCGGTGAGTATTTCGTATCAAAACGCAAGGGCGCACGCCGAACTCAAAAAACTCAACGCCAATCTCGAAGGAAAGGTGGAACAAAGAACGGCCGAACTCAGAAGGCAGAATCGGATTCTCCACGAGGAATTGGAAATGGCCGCCAATCTTCAGACGCGTTTGATTCCGCAGCTCGACGGAAGAATTCATCGTCTTTCCGTAAATTCGGTTTATATTCCGGTCGATCAGATTGGAGGCGACTTCTTGGACTATCATATTCTTGATGAGAAAAAGGTAATGTTCATTCTTTGCGACGTTCTCGGACACGGGGTTGCGTCCGCTTTGGTTTCGTCGATGCTCAAGGTTTCGTTTTTGGAACTCAGCAGAAAACTGGATGAACCTTCCAAGATTCTTTCCGAACTCAACAACCGGATGTTTCAGGTTTTGGAAAAAAATTTCATCTCCGCTCTCGTATGTTTGTACGATCTCGAACGGGACGAATTTCGCTATTCGATCGCGGGTCATCCTCCCCCCGTTTTGATTCGGGAAGAACCGGCCGAGCCGGAGTTTTTAAAAGGAAGAGGAATGATACTCGGGATGATGAAAACGATCGAACCCGAAACCTATACGATCGCATTGAAAACGGGAGATCGATTCTTTTTTTATACGGACGGGATTACGGAAGCTTTGAGTCCGCAACGGGAAATTTTCGGAGAGCGCAGACTTTTGGAAGTTTTAAAGAATAATTTCTCCCGAAATCCCCGGAATTTGAACGAAGAAATTCTTTCCACGGTGAAATCTTTTTCCTCTTCTAAGATCCCGGACGACCTGACTTACTTGACTGTGGATATATTGTAG
- a CDS encoding GIY-YIG nuclease family protein — MVAKNFLNEEIPDFKDIVDIAKKKANRARTASFKFSDIYSYSESKGKYVLNKNLTIPDVELDVSKGKKENIDFKGLYILSFRNKVQYVGISKNVLVRIKQHFLSTNHFSASLAYLIAAKENNHIGQRKTLDFDPLGISVQKRMRKDWRISFIQESDNFHLHILEAYVACKFKAQWNTFKTH, encoded by the coding sequence ATGGTGGCTAAAAATTTTTTAAATGAAGAAATTCCAGATTTTAAAGACATAGTTGATATTGCGAAAAAGAAAGCGAATAGAGCGAGGACAGCTTCTTTTAAATTTTCTGATATTTATTCCTATTCAGAAAGTAAAGGTAAGTATGTTCTCAATAAAAATCTAACGATTCCAGATGTTGAGCTCGATGTTTCTAAAGGGAAAAAAGAGAATATCGATTTTAAAGGACTATATATTTTGTCTTTTCGTAATAAAGTACAATATGTCGGTATTTCAAAGAATGTTCTTGTTAGAATAAAACAGCATTTTCTTTCGACTAATCATTTTTCGGCAAGCCTGGCCTATCTAATTGCAGCAAAAGAAAACAATCATATCGGGCAACGAAAAACATTAGACTTTGATCCGTTGGGAATTTCTGTTCAAAAAAGAATGAGAAAAGATTGGAGAATTTCATTCATACAAGAATCGGATAACTTTCACCTTCATATTCTTGAAGCGTACGTAGCTTGTAAATTCAAAGCGCAATGGAATACCTTTAAAACGCATTGA
- a CDS encoding RNA polymerase sigma factor, with protein sequence MTNRSNEEFRRIIDGCILSNESSWREFIQRYDRILTGTIVNLNGKDDSEDIFQKVLIKLVEEEYRLLRNFKGSTEAEFRSYIIQIAKNTLRNEYKSNQRRREASFIENEEMDQAMIRKSWEAWEKSEADRLYQEMFSNFEDLISNLDLTSREIIYFRFRGLKFREISEMLKINQNTVLSMHSRAVKKIKTLIENSDTLQ encoded by the coding sequence TTGACGAATAGAAGTAACGAGGAATTCCGTAGAATAATCGATGGTTGTATTTTATCAAACGAATCTTCGTGGCGTGAGTTTATCCAAAGATACGATCGCATCCTGACTGGAACTATCGTTAATCTAAATGGAAAGGATGACTCGGAAGATATTTTTCAAAAAGTCTTAATCAAATTGGTCGAAGAGGAATATCGTCTTCTAAGGAATTTTAAGGGATCAACAGAAGCCGAATTTAGAAGTTATATCATCCAGATAGCTAAAAACACCCTTAGAAACGAATATAAAAGCAATCAGCGACGTAGAGAAGCATCCTTCATAGAAAACGAGGAAATGGATCAAGCAATGATCCGGAAATCCTGGGAGGCATGGGAAAAATCCGAAGCTGACAGGCTCTACCAGGAGATGTTCTCTAATTTTGAAGACTTGATATCAAATTTGGATTTAACCTCCCGAGAGATTATTTATTTTCGCTTTCGAGGACTAAAATTCAGAGAAATTTCCGAAATGTTAAAGATCAATCAAAACACAGTTCTATCGATGCACAGTCGAGCCGTGAAAAAGATCAAAACACTAATAGAAAATTCTGACACTCTGCAATAA